One window of the Pseudomonas sihuiensis genome contains the following:
- a CDS encoding N-acetyltransferase: protein MDVPLLEQDFIMIRPYHPTDSDALLDLWLRASILAHDFVPETFWYEQLPAMRELYLPQAETLVLEEQGRVLGFASLHGQRLAALFVSPDAQGRGLGSQLLDEAKRRRNRLELGVYRANTRAVAFYRAGGFVTLDETRDPHTGQPELTMRWSRQ, encoded by the coding sequence ATGGATGTCCCTCTCCTCGAACAGGATTTCATCATGATTCGCCCCTACCATCCCACAGACAGCGACGCGCTACTCGACCTCTGGCTGAGAGCTTCCATTCTGGCCCACGACTTCGTGCCGGAGACGTTCTGGTACGAGCAGTTACCCGCCATGCGCGAGCTTTATCTGCCGCAGGCCGAAACCCTGGTGCTGGAGGAACAGGGTCGAGTGCTCGGCTTCGCATCGCTGCATGGACAGCGCCTGGCTGCGCTGTTCGTCAGCCCGGACGCACAAGGCCGCGGTCTGGGTAGTCAGCTACTGGACGAAGCCAAACGCAGGCGCAACCGCCTGGAACTCGGCGTCTACCGCGCCAACACCCGGGCAGTGGCCTTCTACCGGGCAGGCGGGTTCGTGACGCTGGACGAGACGCGCGACCCGCACACCGGCCAGCCGGAGCTGACGATGCGCTGGTCGCGCCAGTGA
- a CDS encoding methyl-accepting chemotaxis protein — MASATQEISHNAETASGQAVDSVSLSVEGRRQVERSQQSIALLAEEVEGAGRIIDELHRHSNEISSILSTIASIADQTNLLALNAAIEAARAGEHGRGFSVVADEVRVLSKRTHESTREIEAMIQVLQDATRQAVGVMDNAAAKASQSVTDAQAASDLLQQITDAVGQINDMAAQIASAAEEQACVTVEVNRNTENIRAMGDQMSQSSHAASAAASNLQALGRQIGSEVSKFVL; from the coding sequence ATGGCTTCCGCCACACAGGAAATCTCGCACAATGCCGAGACCGCCTCCGGCCAGGCCGTGGATTCGGTCAGCCTGAGTGTGGAAGGGCGCCGCCAGGTGGAGCGCAGCCAGCAGTCCATCGCCCTGCTGGCTGAAGAAGTCGAAGGGGCCGGGCGCATCATCGATGAATTGCACCGCCACTCCAACGAGATCAGCTCGATTCTCTCCACCATCGCCAGTATCGCTGACCAGACCAACCTGCTGGCCCTAAACGCGGCCATCGAGGCGGCGCGTGCCGGCGAGCACGGTCGTGGTTTTTCGGTGGTGGCCGATGAGGTGCGCGTGCTGTCCAAGCGCACCCATGAGTCCACCCGCGAGATCGAGGCGATGATCCAGGTGCTGCAGGACGCCACTCGCCAGGCCGTCGGGGTGATGGACAACGCGGCTGCCAAGGCTTCGCAGAGTGTGACTGATGCCCAGGCGGCCAGTGACCTGTTGCAGCAGATCACCGATGCGGTCGGGCAGATCAACGACATGGCTGCGCAGATCGCCTCGGCGGCGGAAGAGCAGGCCTGTGTCACCGTGGAGGTCAACCGCAACACCGAGAACATCCGCGCCATGGGCGATCAGATGTCGCAGAGCAGCCATGCCGCCTCGGCAGCTGCCTCCAACCTGCAGGCGCTAGGCCGGCAGATCGGTAGCGAAGTGTCCAAGTTCGTGCTGTAG
- a CDS encoding YggS family pyridoxal phosphate-dependent enzyme: protein MSTIAENIAKVGARIREAAQASQRNLTDIGLLAVSKTKPAAAIREAHAAGLRDFGENYLQEALEKQTELSDLPLIWHFIGPIQSNKTRPIAEHFDWVHSVDRLKIAQRLSEQRPAHLPPLNICLQVNVSAEDSKSGCSPEALPELAKAVAALPNLRLRGLMAIPEPTDDIAAQHAAFAHLRQLRDDLALDLDTLSMGMSHDLEAAIAEGATWVRIGTALFGARDYGQPTH, encoded by the coding sequence ATGTCCACGATAGCAGAGAATATTGCAAAGGTCGGAGCGCGCATCCGTGAGGCGGCGCAAGCCTCGCAGCGTAATTTGACGGATATCGGCCTGCTCGCGGTGAGCAAGACCAAACCGGCAGCGGCCATTCGTGAAGCTCATGCGGCTGGTTTGCGCGATTTTGGCGAGAACTACCTGCAGGAAGCGCTGGAAAAACAGACCGAACTGAGTGATCTGCCCTTGATCTGGCACTTCATCGGCCCCATTCAGTCGAACAAGACCCGGCCCATCGCCGAGCATTTCGACTGGGTACATTCGGTGGATCGCCTGAAAATCGCCCAACGCCTCTCCGAGCAGCGTCCTGCGCACCTGCCACCGCTGAATATCTGCCTGCAGGTCAACGTCAGCGCTGAGGACAGCAAATCCGGCTGCAGCCCAGAAGCGCTGCCAGAGCTGGCCAAGGCTGTAGCCGCCCTGCCCAACCTGCGCCTGCGGGGGCTGATGGCGATTCCCGAGCCTACCGACGATATCGCGGCGCAACATGCCGCCTTCGCCCACTTGCGCCAATTGCGTGATGACCTGGCGCTGGACCTCGATACCTTGTCCATGGGCATGAGCCATGACCTGGAGGCCGCCATCGCCGAAGGTGCCACCTGGGTGCGCATCGGCACCGCCCTGTTCGGCGCCCGCGATTACGGCCAGCCCACTCACTGA
- a CDS encoding DUF4426 domain-containing protein, which yields MRRIIPFLIALCLALPAAAERKQSFGDLDVHYSVFNSSFLQPDIASAAGLVRSKTQGVVNIAVLKASKASTAQVSGQVKNLLGQSTALTFRQVTESGAIYYLAQFPFSSREILSFSLDVRQGDNTHRITFNQEMFPDD from the coding sequence ATGCGCCGCATCATCCCCTTCCTGATCGCCCTGTGCCTGGCCCTGCCGGCCGCCGCCGAGCGCAAGCAGAGCTTCGGCGACCTCGACGTGCACTACAGCGTGTTCAACTCCAGCTTCCTGCAGCCGGACATCGCCAGCGCCGCCGGCCTGGTGCGCAGCAAGACTCAGGGCGTGGTCAACATCGCCGTGCTCAAGGCCAGCAAGGCCAGCACCGCGCAGGTCAGCGGCCAGGTGAAGAACCTGCTGGGGCAGAGCACCGCGTTGACCTTCAGGCAGGTCACCGAGAGCGGCGCCATCTATTACCTGGCACAGTTCCCCTTCTCCAGCCGCGAGATTCTCAGCTTCAGCCTCGATGTGCGCCAGGGCGATAACACGCACCGCATCACCTTCAACCAGGAAATGTTCCCGGATGACTGA
- the metW gene encoding methionine biosynthesis protein MetW: MRADLDIIQEWIAPGSRVLDLGCGDGELLAWLRDNKQVAGYGLEIDPDKIALCIERGVNVIEQNLDLGLGNFASNSFDVVVMTQSLQALHYPDKVLAEMLRVGKTCIITFPNFGHWRCRWYLTTKGRMPVSDFLPYTWYNTPNIHFCTFEDFERLCHAQGARVEERLAVDRDHRHGLASRIWPNLLGEIGIYRISGADLSAHRVAV, encoded by the coding sequence ATGCGAGCGGATCTGGACATCATCCAGGAATGGATCGCCCCGGGCAGCCGTGTGCTCGACCTGGGCTGCGGCGACGGCGAGCTGCTCGCCTGGCTGCGCGACAACAAGCAGGTGGCCGGCTACGGCCTGGAGATCGACCCGGACAAGATCGCCCTGTGCATCGAGCGCGGCGTCAACGTCATCGAGCAGAACCTCGATCTCGGTCTAGGCAACTTCGCCAGCAACAGCTTCGACGTGGTGGTCATGACCCAGTCGCTGCAAGCGCTACACTACCCGGACAAGGTGCTGGCCGAAATGCTGCGGGTCGGCAAGACCTGCATCATCACCTTCCCCAACTTCGGCCACTGGCGCTGCCGCTGGTACCTGACGACTAAAGGTCGCATGCCGGTGTCGGACTTCCTGCCCTATACCTGGTACAACACCCCGAATATCCACTTCTGCACCTTCGAGGACTTCGAGCGTCTCTGTCACGCCCAGGGTGCCCGTGTGGAAGAACGCCTGGCAGTGGACCGTGACCACCGCCATGGCCTGGCAAGCCGCATCTGGCCCAACCTGCTGGGCGAGATCGGCATCTACCGCATCAGCGGCGCGGACCTCTCCGCCCACCGCGTTGCGGTCTGA
- the hemW gene encoding radical SAM family heme chaperone HemW translates to MSDTSGGSFLLPPLALYIHIPWCVRKCPYCDFNSHAAGPTLPEEEYVDALLADLDIDVQHAHDRPLSSIFFGGGTPSLFSDRALGRLLEGVERRIAFAPDIEITLEANPGTFEQAKFKGYRSLGINRLSIGVQSFQEAKLKALGRIHNGDEAIRAADMARAAGFDNFNLDLMHGLPQQSIEDALFDLRTAIAQAPTHLSWYQLTMEPNTVFWSQPPELPEDDLLWDIQEAGQALLAAEGYAQYEVSAYAQPGKQARHNLNYWTFGDFLGIGAGAHAKLSTPAGRIQRTWKTRLPKDYLDPAKAFQAGERLLAADELPFEFLMNVLRLTEGSPAELFSQRTGLPLQQLEQARREAERQGLLQADETRLVATAKGQLFLNDLLQQFLA, encoded by the coding sequence ATGAGCGACACCTCTGGCGGGAGTTTCCTGCTCCCGCCCCTCGCGCTCTATATCCACATCCCGTGGTGCGTGCGCAAATGCCCTTACTGCGACTTCAACTCCCATGCTGCCGGGCCGACGCTGCCTGAAGAGGAATACGTCGACGCGCTGCTCGCCGACCTCGATATCGACGTTCAGCACGCCCATGACCGGCCACTGAGCTCGATTTTCTTCGGCGGCGGCACGCCCAGTCTGTTCTCCGACCGCGCCCTGGGCCGTCTGCTGGAAGGCGTCGAGCGGCGCATCGCCTTCGCGCCAGACATCGAGATCACCCTAGAAGCCAACCCCGGCACCTTCGAGCAGGCCAAGTTCAAGGGCTACCGAAGCCTCGGCATCAACCGTCTGTCCATCGGCGTGCAGAGTTTCCAAGAAGCCAAGCTCAAGGCGCTGGGGCGCATCCACAATGGCGACGAAGCCATCCGTGCCGCCGATATGGCGCGTGCTGCCGGCTTCGACAACTTCAACCTCGATCTGATGCACGGCCTGCCGCAGCAGAGCATCGAAGACGCCCTGTTCGACCTGCGCACCGCCATCGCCCAGGCCCCCACGCACCTGTCCTGGTACCAGCTGACCATGGAGCCGAACACGGTGTTCTGGAGCCAGCCGCCCGAGCTGCCCGAGGACGATCTGCTGTGGGACATTCAGGAAGCCGGCCAGGCGCTGCTCGCCGCCGAGGGCTACGCGCAGTACGAGGTGTCCGCCTACGCCCAGCCCGGCAAACAGGCGCGGCACAACCTCAACTACTGGACCTTCGGCGACTTTCTCGGCATCGGTGCTGGCGCCCACGCCAAGCTGAGCACCCCCGCAGGGCGCATCCAGCGCACCTGGAAAACCCGCCTGCCGAAGGACTACCTCGACCCGGCCAAGGCATTCCAGGCCGGCGAACGCCTGCTGGCAGCCGACGAGTTGCCCTTCGAATTTCTGATGAACGTGCTGCGCCTGACCGAAGGCTCGCCAGCCGAGCTGTTCAGCCAGCGCACCGGCCTGCCGTTGCAGCAACTCGAACAGGCGCGCCGCGAAGCCGAACGCCAGGGCCTGCTGCAAGCCGATGAAACTCGACTGGTCGCCACGGCCAAGGGCCAGCTGTTTCTCAATGATCTGCTGCAGCAGTTCCTGGCCTAG
- a CDS encoding dynamin-like GTPase family protein — MSMERLSQQVDAYVAWKRELMREITRYRSWLEHNRLNSEAVQAKLERALKILRTDHITLAFVGEFSRGKTELINSLFFSEYGQRMLPSHAGRTTMCPTELFFDPRSERPYIRLLPIETRTASASVAQFKRIPRHWVNIPLDTSDPANMALAFSQVAKTKSMPVEQAIQLGFHPDMLEGTGKRGQVLVPAWRHAMVNFDHPLLRQGLRILDTPGLNALGSEPELTLSMLPNAQAIIFLLAADTGVTASDMSIWQQHIRQLDEDAQTSLFAVLNKIDVLWDDLAGETFVQNAIGQIQSATAKQLGIAKQDVLPLSAKQALLAKVRKDEELLARSQMAGLKNLLCERIVAQKERLIEDNVVRQVLALVNNSQHVLNLRLEKVSEQLALLGNHQQDNGQLLFELTAKTKEDHSLHHKRLLGLKTNQRLLQRQGQLLRHAARAERLEEHLSEVRRNLTGSWTTLGINQAILHFFRAVEQDLHNLQHEADMANKMVAAIYRRHNEDNPLGGVDAPQFKIQRYLRELKKLQEKGDQFRLHLKTLLTEQRSLTRRFFATLAQEVIGLHQRLRLDAEQWAADALMPLMQHTLEHKQMLESHMLRLKALAQETQQTRKRSLQLARYREELEQQLALASDMLRVLRRPAPVQRQGKVVSLPTAARPRSL, encoded by the coding sequence ATGAGCATGGAACGTCTCAGCCAGCAGGTTGACGCCTACGTCGCCTGGAAACGCGAACTGATGCGCGAGATCACGCGTTATCGCAGCTGGCTGGAACACAATCGGCTCAACTCCGAGGCCGTTCAAGCCAAACTCGAACGCGCGCTGAAGATCCTGCGTACCGATCACATCACCCTGGCCTTCGTCGGCGAGTTCTCGCGCGGCAAGACCGAGCTGATCAACAGCCTGTTCTTCTCCGAATACGGCCAGCGCATGCTGCCTTCGCATGCCGGACGCACGACCATGTGCCCCACCGAGCTGTTCTTCGACCCGCGCTCGGAACGCCCCTACATTCGCCTGTTGCCCATAGAGACGCGCACGGCCTCAGCCAGCGTCGCACAGTTCAAGCGCATTCCCCGGCACTGGGTGAACATCCCACTGGATACCAGCGATCCGGCCAACATGGCGCTGGCTTTCAGCCAGGTGGCCAAAACCAAATCCATGCCGGTGGAACAGGCGATCCAGCTCGGCTTCCACCCGGACATGCTCGAAGGCACCGGCAAACGTGGCCAGGTACTGGTGCCGGCCTGGCGCCATGCGATGGTCAACTTCGACCACCCGCTGCTGCGCCAGGGCCTGCGCATTCTCGATACCCCCGGGCTCAACGCCCTAGGTAGCGAGCCGGAGCTGACCCTGTCGATGCTGCCCAATGCCCAGGCGATCATCTTCCTGCTGGCCGCCGATACCGGCGTCACCGCCAGCGACATGAGCATCTGGCAGCAGCACATCCGTCAGCTCGACGAAGACGCCCAGACCAGCCTGTTCGCCGTGCTGAACAAGATCGACGTACTGTGGGACGACCTGGCAGGCGAGACCTTCGTGCAGAACGCCATCGGCCAGATCCAGAGCGCCACCGCCAAGCAGTTGGGTATCGCCAAGCAGGACGTGCTGCCGCTGTCGGCCAAGCAGGCGCTGCTGGCCAAGGTGCGCAAGGACGAAGAATTGCTGGCACGCAGCCAGATGGCCGGTCTGAAAAACCTGCTATGCGAGCGCATCGTCGCGCAGAAGGAACGCCTGATCGAAGATAACGTGGTGCGTCAGGTCCTGGCGTTGGTGAACAACAGCCAACATGTGCTCAACCTGCGCCTGGAGAAAGTCAGTGAGCAGTTGGCCCTGCTCGGCAACCATCAGCAGGACAACGGCCAGCTGCTGTTCGAGCTGACCGCCAAGACCAAGGAAGACCACAGCCTGCACCACAAGCGCCTGCTCGGCCTGAAGACCAACCAGCGCCTGCTGCAGCGCCAGGGACAACTGCTGCGCCACGCCGCGCGCGCCGAACGCCTGGAGGAACACCTGAGCGAGGTGCGCCGCAATCTCACCGGCAGCTGGACCACCCTGGGCATCAACCAGGCCATCCTGCATTTCTTCCGCGCCGTCGAACAGGATCTGCACAACCTGCAGCACGAAGCCGACATGGCCAACAAGATGGTTGCAGCCATCTATCGTCGACACAACGAAGACAACCCGCTGGGCGGGGTCGACGCACCGCAGTTCAAGATCCAGCGTTATCTGCGCGAGCTGAAGAAACTGCAGGAAAAGGGCGACCAGTTCCGCCTGCACCTGAAGACCCTGCTCACCGAGCAGCGCAGCCTGACCCGACGCTTCTTCGCCACCCTGGCCCAGGAAGTGATCGGCCTGCACCAGCGCCTGCGCCTGGACGCCGAGCAATGGGCCGCCGATGCGCTGATGCCGCTGATGCAGCACACCCTGGAACACAAGCAGATGCTGGAAAGCCACATGCTGCGCCTCAAGGCGCTGGCCCAGGAAACCCAGCAGACGCGCAAACGCAGCCTGCAACTGGCGCGCTACCGGGAAGAGCTGGAACAGCAGCTGGCCCTGGCCAGCGACATGCTGCGCGTGCTGCGTCGTCCGGCACCGGTGCAGCGCCAGGGCAAGGTGGTCAGCCTGCCGACGGCGGCGCGCCCACGAAGCCTGTAG
- the rdgB gene encoding RdgB/HAM1 family non-canonical purine NTP pyrophosphatase — MIDLKELVLASHNAGKLKELQAMLGDAVRVRSIGEFSSVEPEETGLSFVENAILKARNAARISGLPALADDSGLAVDFLGGAPGIYSARYADGQGDAANNAKLLAALKDVPDAERGAQFVCALALVRHADDPLPILCEGLWHGSILHEARGEQGFGYDPLFWVPETSCSSAELPAEQKNRLSHRARAMALLKQRLGLA, encoded by the coding sequence ATGATCGACCTCAAGGAACTGGTACTGGCCAGCCATAACGCCGGCAAGCTCAAAGAGTTGCAGGCCATGCTTGGCGATGCAGTACGCGTGCGCTCGATCGGCGAGTTCTCCAGCGTCGAGCCGGAAGAGACCGGCCTGTCGTTCGTCGAGAATGCCATCCTCAAAGCACGCAACGCCGCGCGCATCTCCGGCCTGCCGGCGCTGGCAGACGACTCCGGTCTGGCGGTAGATTTCCTCGGCGGCGCGCCCGGCATCTACTCGGCGCGCTATGCCGATGGCCAGGGCGACGCAGCGAACAACGCCAAGCTGCTCGCTGCCCTGAAAGACGTGCCGGACGCCGAGCGCGGCGCCCAGTTCGTCTGCGCCCTGGCCCTGGTGAGGCACGCCGACGATCCGCTACCGATCCTCTGTGAAGGCCTGTGGCACGGCAGCATCCTGCACGAAGCCCGTGGCGAGCAAGGCTTCGGCTACGACCCGCTGTTCTGGGTGCCGGAAACCAGCTGCTCCAGTGCCGAGCTGCCCGCCGAGCAGAAGAATCGCCTTAGCCACCGCGCCCGCGCCATGGCCCTGCTCAAGCAGCGCCTGGGGCTGGCATGA
- the proC gene encoding pyrroline-5-carboxylate reductase: MSNPTIAFVGAGNMAASLIGGLRAQGVAASAIRASEPGSEQRARLQQEHGIATFADNGEAIKGADLIVLAVKPQIMKAVCLDLAPHLAPNQVIISIAAGISCASLENWLGQRPVVRCMPNTPALLRQGVSGLFANARVSAAQKAQAEQVLSAVGLALWLDEEAQLDAVTAVSGSGPAYFFLLIEAMTAAGEQLGLPRETAARLSIQTALGAARMASESDVDAAELRRRVTSPNGTTEAAIKTFQAGGFETLVQQALNAAANRSAELAEQLGQ; the protein is encoded by the coding sequence ATGAGCAACCCGACCATCGCCTTCGTCGGCGCCGGCAACATGGCCGCCAGCCTGATTGGCGGCCTGCGCGCCCAGGGCGTGGCAGCCAGCGCCATCCGCGCCAGCGAGCCCGGCAGCGAACAGCGCGCCCGCCTGCAACAGGAACACGGCATCGCCACCTTCGCGGATAACGGTGAAGCCATAAAAGGCGCCGACCTGATCGTGCTGGCGGTCAAACCACAGATCATGAAAGCGGTATGCCTGGATCTGGCGCCACACCTGGCTCCCAATCAGGTGATCATCTCCATCGCCGCCGGCATCAGCTGCGCCAGCCTGGAAAACTGGCTGGGCCAGCGCCCAGTCGTGCGTTGCATGCCCAACACGCCGGCGCTATTACGCCAAGGCGTTTCCGGCCTGTTCGCCAATGCCCGCGTCAGCGCCGCACAGAAAGCCCAGGCCGAACAGGTGCTGAGCGCCGTTGGCCTGGCTCTGTGGCTGGATGAAGAAGCTCAACTAGACGCCGTTACCGCCGTTTCTGGCAGCGGGCCGGCTTATTTCTTCCTTTTGATCGAAGCTATGACGGCGGCTGGCGAGCAGCTCGGCCTGCCACGCGAGACGGCTGCACGCCTGAGCATCCAGACTGCACTGGGCGCCGCACGCATGGCCAGCGAGAGTGATGTCGACGCCGCCGAACTGCGGCGCCGTGTGACCTCGCCGAACGGAACCACCGAAGCGGCGATCAAAACCTTTCAGGCCGGCGGCTTCGAAACGCTGGTACAACAGGCACTCAACGCCGCCGCCAATCGCTCGGCCGAACTGGCCGAACAACTGGGTCAATAA
- a CDS encoding DUF3392 domain-containing protein, translating into MDLLLDLIVTLSRWSRSHLGDISLAIMATLLVLFGPAINAWVQRTIGNLNFVLRTLLFVVFCAVGYGLAIVFLTPWLAKGLAHFNNYTLAPVLILIFVVIGILADRN; encoded by the coding sequence ATGGATCTGCTACTGGACCTGATCGTCACCCTCTCGCGCTGGAGCCGCAGCCACCTCGGCGATATCTCCCTGGCCATCATGGCCACCCTGCTGGTGCTGTTCGGCCCAGCCATCAACGCCTGGGTTCAACGCACCATCGGCAACCTCAATTTCGTCCTGCGTACTCTGCTGTTCGTGGTGTTCTGCGCGGTCGGCTACGGCCTGGCGATCGTCTTCCTCACACCCTGGCTGGCCAAGGGCCTGGCGCACTTCAACAACTACACACTGGCGCCGGTGCTGATCCTGATCTTCGTGGTGATCGGCATATTGGCCGACAGGAACTAG
- the metX gene encoding homoserine O-succinyltransferase MetX, with the protein MPTAFPQDSVGLVSPQVFRFSEPLALACGRSLAEYELVVETYGELNAARSNAVLICHALSGHHHAAGYHSPDDRKPGWWDSCIGPGKPIDTNKFFVVSLNNLGGCNGSTGPSSANPVTGKPYGADFPVMTVEDWVHSQARLADVLGIAQWAAVIGGSLGGMQAMQWTISYPERVRHCLAIASAPKLSAQNIAFNEVARQAILTDPEFHGGHFQEQGVIPKRGLMLARMVGHITYLSDDAMGEKFGRGLKSEKLNYDFHSVEFQVESYLRYQGEEFSGRFDANTYLLMTKALDYFDPAAAHDGDLAKTLAVAKADFCVMSFTTDWRFSPARSREIVDALTAAKKNVCYLEIDAPQGHDAFLMPIPRYLQAFDSYMKRIEV; encoded by the coding sequence ATGCCCACTGCATTTCCGCAAGATTCCGTCGGCCTGGTCAGTCCCCAGGTATTTCGCTTCAGCGAACCCCTGGCGCTGGCCTGCGGGCGCAGCCTGGCCGAGTACGAACTGGTCGTCGAAACCTATGGCGAACTGAACGCCGCACGCAGCAATGCGGTGCTGATCTGCCACGCCCTGTCCGGCCACCATCACGCCGCCGGCTATCACAGCCCGGATGATCGCAAGCCCGGCTGGTGGGACAGCTGCATCGGCCCCGGCAAGCCCATCGACACCAACAAGTTCTTCGTCGTCAGCCTCAACAACCTGGGCGGCTGCAACGGTTCCACCGGCCCGAGCAGCGCCAACCCGGTGACCGGCAAGCCCTACGGCGCGGACTTTCCGGTAATGACGGTCGAAGACTGGGTGCACAGTCAGGCACGTCTGGCCGATGTGCTCGGCATTGCCCAGTGGGCGGCGGTGATCGGCGGCAGTCTCGGCGGTATGCAGGCCATGCAGTGGACCATCAGCTACCCCGAGCGTGTGCGTCACTGCCTGGCGATTGCCTCGGCGCCCAAGCTGTCGGCGCAGAACATCGCCTTCAACGAGGTGGCGCGCCAGGCGATCCTTACCGATCCGGAATTCCACGGCGGACACTTCCAGGAACAAGGTGTGATCCCCAAGCGCGGGCTGATGCTGGCGCGCATGGTCGGCCATATCACCTACCTGTCCGACGACGCCATGGGCGAGAAATTCGGCCGCGGTCTGAAGAGCGAGAAACTCAACTACGACTTCCACAGCGTCGAGTTCCAGGTGGAAAGCTACCTGCGCTATCAGGGCGAGGAATTCTCCGGCCGTTTCGACGCCAACACCTATCTGCTGATGACCAAGGCACTGGACTACTTCGACCCTGCCGCTGCGCACGACGGCGATCTGGCCAAGACCCTGGCCGTGGCCAAGGCGGACTTCTGCGTGATGTCCTTCACCACCGACTGGCGCTTCTCCCCCGCCCGCTCGCGGGAGATCGTCGACGCCCTGACGGCGGCGAAGAAGAACGTCTGCTACCTGGAAATCGACGCACCGCAGGGCCATGACGCCTTCCTCATGCCGATCCCGCGTTATTTGCAGGCGTTCGACAGCTACATGAAGCGAATCGAGGTATGA
- a CDS encoding P-loop NTPase family protein — MEVRLHIFGASGSGTGTLARTLAERNGWLHLDTDDFYWLPSEPPYLHKRPPEERVRLIRERSAQAPSWVLSGSLCSWGEALIPSFSHALFLRLDDRERMRRLRQREAQRYAERILPGGDMHGQSLAFLQWAAGYEQGDLHTRSLLMHETWMARHLGCPLLRLDSTRHTPEQLAERVLSWLQS; from the coding sequence ATGGAGGTTCGGTTACATATCTTCGGGGCATCCGGTTCGGGCACCGGCACGCTGGCCCGCACGCTGGCCGAGCGCAACGGCTGGCTGCATCTGGATACCGACGACTTCTACTGGCTGCCGAGCGAGCCGCCCTATCTGCACAAGCGGCCGCCCGAGGAGCGTGTCAGGCTGATCCGCGAGCGTAGCGCTCAGGCGCCCAGCTGGGTGCTCAGTGGTTCGCTGTGCAGCTGGGGCGAGGCGTTGATCCCGTCGTTCAGCCATGCCCTGTTCTTGCGCCTGGACGACCGGGAGCGCATGCGCCGACTGCGGCAGCGTGAAGCGCAGCGCTACGCTGAACGCATTCTGCCAGGAGGTGACATGCACGGGCAGAGCCTGGCTTTCCTGCAATGGGCCGCCGGCTACGAGCAGGGGGACCTGCACACACGCAGCCTGCTTATGCACGAAACCTGGATGGCCCGCCATCTGGGCTGCCCGCTGCTGCGGCTGGACTCCACCCGGCACACGCCCGAACAATTGGCTGAGCGCGTGCTGAGCTGGCTGCAGTCCTGA
- a CDS encoding DUF167 domain-containing protein: MSFYRWDGEALILDCHLQPKASKDEFAGLQGDRLKIRLTAPPLEGKANAHLQAFLAKAFGVAKSQVSLESGELNRHKRLRIRTPRNLPAIPGLQNA; the protein is encoded by the coding sequence ATGAGCTTCTACCGCTGGGATGGCGAGGCCCTGATCCTCGACTGTCACCTGCAGCCCAAGGCGAGCAAGGACGAGTTCGCCGGGCTGCAGGGTGATCGGTTGAAGATCCGCCTCACCGCCCCACCGCTCGAGGGCAAGGCCAACGCCCATCTGCAGGCCTTTCTGGCCAAGGCGTTCGGCGTGGCCAAGAGCCAGGTGAGCCTGGAAAGCGGCGAACTCAATCGACACAAGCGCCTGCGCATCCGCACGCCACGTAACCTGCCAGCGATTCCCGGCTTGCAGAACGCCTGA
- a CDS encoding YggT family protein, translating into MSGLIEALIYIIQTLGSLYLLIVLLRFILQLVRADFYNPLSQFIVKATQPLVTPLRRIIPGFAGLDLASLVLAILVQLLLMVITLTLMGYNVGGFILQLLVWSLIGVTSLFLKVFFFALIISVILSWVAPGSYNPGAQLVNQICEPLLAPFRKLLPNLGGLDISPIFAFITINLIDRFVIGGLAASTGLPPMLSPFL; encoded by the coding sequence ATGTCCGGACTCATCGAAGCCCTGATCTACATCATTCAGACCCTCGGCAGCCTGTATCTGCTGATCGTCCTGCTGCGTTTCATCCTGCAGCTGGTACGCGCCGACTTCTACAACCCGCTGAGCCAGTTCATCGTCAAGGCCACACAGCCGCTGGTGACGCCCCTGCGGCGGATCATCCCCGGTTTCGCCGGGCTGGATCTGGCCTCGCTGGTGCTGGCCATCCTGGTGCAGCTGCTGCTGATGGTCATCACCCTGACGCTGATGGGCTACAACGTCGGCGGCTTCATCCTGCAACTTCTGGTGTGGTCACTGATCGGCGTGACCTCGCTGTTTCTCAAGGTGTTCTTCTTCGCCCTGATCATCAGCGTGATCCTGTCGTGGGTCGCCCCGGGCAGCTACAACCCCGGCGCGCAGCTGGTCAACCAGATCTGCGAACCACTGCTGGCGCCGTTCCGCAAGCTGCTGCCGAACCTCGGCGGCCTGGATATTTCGCCGATCTTCGCCTTCATCACCATCAATCTGATCGATCGCTTCGTCATTGGCGGCCTGGCTGCCTCCACTGGTCTACCGCCGATGCTCAGCCCCTTCCTCTGA